GCACTACGGGACCCGGATGCACAAGCGCAGCGAGTACCTCGCGGCGTTGTCCGCCGCCGGGTTCTCGCCCAGTCAGGTCACCGTCCTCAACTCCCAGACGATCCCGTACTGGGAGCTGCGCAGCCACTCCGAGCACCGGACCGGCGTCGAGCGGGCGTTCCTCGACGGATACCGGTCCAACGTGCTGCAGTACGTGCTGATCGTGTCCGAACGCCTGCCGGCCTGACCCGGGCACCCCCGCCGAGGACACATGGACTTTGCACCGGACCCCGACCAACGGCTGCTCGCCGACAACTTCCACGCCCTCGGCGTCACGCTCAACGCCTCGGACGAGCACGACCGCCACGGCGGGACGTACTTCAGCCGGCAGAAGTGGCGACGGTGCGGAGACATCGGCCTGCTCGGACTCAGCCTTCCCGAACGCTGGGGTGGGCTCGGGCTCGACTCGCTGAGCACGGCCATCGCGATCGAGGCATTCGCCCGCGGGCACGAGGACCTGGGGCTCGTCTTCTCCGCCTGCGCCCACCTGTTCGCGGGCGCGATGCCGATCGCGGCGCACGGCACCGACTCCGTACGGGACGAGGTGCTGCCGAAGCTCGGGTCGGGCGAGTGGATCGCGGCCAACGCGATAACCGAGGCCGAGGCGGGGTCCGACGTCTACGCCATGCGCGCCACGGCCGTACGCGACGGCGACCGGTACGTGCTCGACGGCGTGAAGAGCTACGTGACCAACGCTCCCCTGGCCGACGTGTTCGTGGTGTACGCGAGCACCGATCCCCGCAGCGGTTACCTGGGCATCAGCGCGTTCGTCGTCCACCGCGACACACCCGGGGTGACGGTCGGCTCGCCGCTGCCGAAGACCGGGCTCGCGTCCTCGCCACTCGCCCCGGTCTACCTAGACGGTGTGGCGGTGCCGGTGGCGAACCGGCTCGGCGGCGAGGGCGACGGGCGCGACGTCTTCACCGGGTCCATGGAATGGGAACGTACCTGCCTGTTCGCCGCCTACGTCGGCGCCATGGACCGTCAACTCGGCAGGACCGTCGCGTACACCGGCGAGCGCCGTCAGTTCCGCAAACCGCTCGCCAGACACCAGGCCGTCGCACACCGACTCGCCGACATGAAACTACGTCTGGAAAGCGCGCGTCTGCTGCTGTACCGCGCCTGCTGGGCGCGCGACCAGGGAACGGTCCGCCCGCTCGACGTGTCGCTCGCGAAGCTGGGCATCAGCGAGGCCGCCACCCTCAACGCGCTCGACGCCGTACACCTGCACGGCGGTGCGGGCATCGTGGAGGGTTCCGGCGTCGAGCGGGCCATCGCGGACGCGGTGCCCGCGGCGCTGTTCTCCGGCACCTCCGAGATCCACCGCGACGTCATCGCGGCGCAGCTACGCCATGAGACTTGAGGAGCACGTCCTCCGCGCCGCCACGGCGACACCCGACGCGGTGGCCGTGTGCGGTCCGGACGCATGCCTGACCTATCGCGAGCTGAACGCCCGCGCGGACGAGCTCGCCGCCGGACTGCGCGCGCTCGGTGTCGATGCCGGTGACCGCGTCGTCCTGTGGTTGCCGAAGTCCGCGTTCGGCGTCGCGGTCACGCAGGCGGTACTGCGGCTGGGCGCGGCCTACGTACCGGTGGACCCGCGCGTTCCGGCACTGCGGACGGCGGCCCTGATCGGCGACTGCGCACCTGCCGCGGTGGTGACGACGGCCGGGAGGGCCACCGACCTCGCCGGGCAGACGGCGCTACCGCCCGTGCTGGTCGGCCACGACGATCTCGCCCGGTGGGACCTCGCTCCGGCGCCACGCCCGCCCCGGCCGTCGACACGGGACGTCGACCTCGCCTACGTCCTCTACACGTCGGGTTCGACCGGAAATCCCAAGGGCGTATGCGTCAGCCACTCCGCGGCATCCGCGTTCGTCGACTGGGCGGCGGACGAGATCGGCCTCACCGGCGGCGACCGCCTCGCCAACCACGCGCCGTTGCAGTTCGACCTCTCGGTGTTCGACCTCTTCGCGGCGTTCCGGGCGGGCGGTTCCGTGCACCTGGTCCCGGAGTCCACCCCGGCGCGGAACCTGGTGCGGTTCATCGACGACCACGCCATCACGGTCTGGTACTCGGTGCCGTCCGCGCTGACGATGATGATCGAGTTCGGACGTCTCCTCGACCATGACCGCCTGCCGCTGCGCACCGTCGTGTTCGCGGGCGAGCCGTTCCCCATCGAGCACCTCCGGGCGCTGCGCCAGCGCTGGCCCGCACTGGACCTCTACAACTTCTACGGCCCCACCGAGACCAACGTCTGCGCCTTCCACCGCGTCGGGGCGATCCCGGCCGACCGCACCACGGCGGTGCCGATCGGCACCGCCGCCGCAGGCGACGAGATCTGGGCCGTACGCCCGGACGGAACGATCACCGAGCCCGGCGAGGAAGGCGAACTGATGGTCGCCGGGCCGACGCTGATGACCGGATACCTCAACGCCGAGCCGCTGCACGGCCCGTACGCCACCGGCGACGTCGTGCGCCGACTCTCCGACTGCGCGTTCGAGTACGTCGGCCGCCGCGACCACATGGTCAAAGTTCGGGGCTACCGGGTGGAACCGGCCGAGATCGAGGCGGCGCTACACGCTCACCCGGATGTCGTCGAGGCCGCGGTCGTGGTCACCGGGACCGGTCACCGGGCCCGCCTGCGCGCCTGGGTGCGCACCCGATCCGGACACCCCCTGCCGCTGGGCGAGGTCAAACCGTTCCTCGCGCAGCGACTGGCCCCGCACCTCGTTCCCGACAGCATCCGCACGATCGACCGGCTGCCGCGAACGCCCAACGACAAGATCGACCGTCGTGCGCTGGTCGAGAACCACACGACTGCAGGGAGGGACGGATTGTGACTGCCGAGACCTACGACGTCTGCATCATCGGAGGTGGCCCCGCCGGTTCGACCACCGCGTCGTACCTGGCTAAGGCTGGTCTGCGTTGCATCGTGTTGGAGGGCGACCGGTTCCCCCGCCCGCACGTGGGCGAGTCGCTGGTGCCGAGATCCACGGTCGCCCTTGAAGAGATCGGCGTGCTGGACAAGATCGACCGGGCCGGGTTCGCGCGGAAGTACGGCGCGGCGTGGACAGCCGCGGCGGATGACGCCCCGACGGTCGACGGCGTGGTGCGTTACCGCCGCCACTTCTCCATCCCGCAGGTCGCCGTCCGGTTCGCCGAACGCCAACAGACCGGGGTCTCGCACGAATACACCTATCACGTCGACCGGGCCCGCTTCGATCTCTTGCTGCTGGAACATGCCGCCGAGCTGGGCGCCACGGTGCTCCAGGAGGCCCGGGTCGGGCGGGTGGACCTCGACGGCCCGATGAAACGCGTGACCTTCCGGCGGCACGGCGTGACGTCCGAGGTGCACGCGCCGATGGTGGTCGACGCGAGCGGCCGCCGCACCATGCTCGGTCGTCAACTCAAACTCAAAGTCGCCGATCCGGAGTTCAAGCAGTACGCCGTGCACTCCTGGTTCGAGGGCCTCGACCGGGAGGCGGCGAGCGGCACCACCGGCATCGGCGACTACACGATCATCCACTTCCTTCCCTTCGCCGGATCCTGGATGTGGCAGATCCCGATCTCGGACACCGTGACCAGCGTCGGCGTCGTCACGGAGAAGGCCCGCCTGCGCGAGGCGAGCGGTGACCTGGAGACGTTCTTCGACTCGTGGGTGAGCACCCGGCCACCGCTGGCACAGGCACTGCGCGCCGCCCGACGACTGCGCCCGTACACCGCCGAGGGCGACTACAGCTACTCGATGCGCGAACTGTGCGGCGACGGATGGGTGCTGGTCGGCGACGCCGGGCGGTTCGTGGACCCGATCTTCTCCAGCGGTGTCGGCATCGCGCTCAGCAGCGCGCGGCTCGCCGCGAGCAACATCATCGCCGCCGCACCGCTCGGCTTCCCGAAGTCCGCGTTCGCCGAGTTCGAGCGCAAGTCGCGCAACGCCACCCAGTGGTGGCGCAACTTCATCAGCCTCTACTACCGGCTGAACGTGTTGTTCAGCTCCTACATCCGCAACCCCGAGTACCGGCTCGATCTCATCCGGCTCCTCCAGGGCGACTTCTTCGACGACGACGAGGAGCCGGCGGTGCTCGGCAAGATGCGGGAGAAGTTGGCGTTGGTGGAGAGCAACCCGAACCATCCGTGGCACAGCGGCCTCCGGTCGTTGCAGCCGCAGTCATGGCGGGACGGCTCCGTGGAACGCTGACCCGACAGACTCCGGGCGGGGCCGGTCATCCACTCGCCGCGTCCGGGGTCCCAACGGGGTCGCGCCTCCATACGCCGAGGTCTAGCTTCGGGCAACAGGTTGTCCGTCTCTGCGTCATCGGGGCATCGGCGCGTACTCGGCGACCAGGTACGACCGGTAGGAGATCACTGCGGGAATCGTCACGTTCAACTTCCCCGCCGTCGTGGTCAGCACCTCCTCGTATCCCCACAGCCCGCCGGAGCGCGGGTCGACGATCACCGTGTACTGGGCAGGCCAAGGTCGTCACCGCGTACGCGATGACCGATCGACGGCGGGGAAGCCGTCGGTCAGTGCGGCCACGGTGCGGCGAATCCGGGTCTCCGCCACCGGGTCGGTCTCGCCGGAGCGCACGACGTGATGCAGTTTCTGCTCGGCGATCCCGATGCACCGCCCGTCGCCATCCCAGCCGACAGCCCCGACCGCCCGCGAATCAGAAGCTGTACAACCCTCCCCACCTGCCCCGACATTCACCACCGCCGAAACAGACGAGCACCCACGGAGCACCAACGTCCCACCAGGCGGGACCGATGGCCGCGAAGATGGGAAAGAAAAAGCCGCGACCCCTGTCCTAGCAGGTCACGGCCTTGATCATTTGTGCGCCCGAAGGGACTCGAACCCCTAACCTTCTGATCCGTAGTCAGATGCTCTATCCATTGAGCTACGGGCGCTGGTGCTCGGCCAGTCTACACACCGGCTTTCGCGCGGAGACTCCGGGATTCGAACCCGGGAGGGGCTTTAAGACCCCAACCGCATTAGCAGTGCGGCGCCATAGACCAGACTAGGCGAAGTCTCCTCGGTGGCCCGCAGACCACCGCGGCTGAGGATACAGGCCGACACCCATGCGGGGCAAAGCGACTATCCGACCCACCCGCGCCGGCCCCGCACGGCCGCCGCCACCACGGGCCCTTCACGCTGTACGTGGGCCGGATCAGGGCTAGTCTCCATCGATATGCAGGAGGAGCCGCCCAGCGACCCGCCCCGCCGCACCAGCCGCGACGCGTCACCGAGCCCCGGGGTTCGAGGAGGCCGTGAGCTGCGCGGGAGGACGCCCCGCAGCCGCTCCACGAAGCCGACCTTCACGCCACCGATCCAACGCGACGAGACTGCCCGACCCGACGAGACTGCCCGACCCGACGGAACTGCCCGACGCGACGAGGCACACCAACGGGACGAACCGAGCACGGGGGGCGATACGAACCACCCAGGCGGTCAGTCGGGGGCGACTCCAACACAGCGGAAGTCGACCCGCCGCACGAAGGCGGCACCCACCGTGCTCTTCCAACCGCCCGAGGCGACC
Above is a window of Micromonospora yangpuensis DNA encoding:
- a CDS encoding acyl-CoA dehydrogenase family protein produces the protein MDFAPDPDQRLLADNFHALGVTLNASDEHDRHGGTYFSRQKWRRCGDIGLLGLSLPERWGGLGLDSLSTAIAIEAFARGHEDLGLVFSACAHLFAGAMPIAAHGTDSVRDEVLPKLGSGEWIAANAITEAEAGSDVYAMRATAVRDGDRYVLDGVKSYVTNAPLADVFVVYASTDPRSGYLGISAFVVHRDTPGVTVGSPLPKTGLASSPLAPVYLDGVAVPVANRLGGEGDGRDVFTGSMEWERTCLFAAYVGAMDRQLGRTVAYTGERRQFRKPLARHQAVAHRLADMKLRLESARLLLYRACWARDQGTVRPLDVSLAKLGISEAATLNALDAVHLHGGAGIVEGSGVERAIADAVPAALFSGTSEIHRDVIAAQLRHET
- a CDS encoding amino acid adenylation domain-containing protein, yielding MRLEEHVLRAATATPDAVAVCGPDACLTYRELNARADELAAGLRALGVDAGDRVVLWLPKSAFGVAVTQAVLRLGAAYVPVDPRVPALRTAALIGDCAPAAVVTTAGRATDLAGQTALPPVLVGHDDLARWDLAPAPRPPRPSTRDVDLAYVLYTSGSTGNPKGVCVSHSAASAFVDWAADEIGLTGGDRLANHAPLQFDLSVFDLFAAFRAGGSVHLVPESTPARNLVRFIDDHAITVWYSVPSALTMMIEFGRLLDHDRLPLRTVVFAGEPFPIEHLRALRQRWPALDLYNFYGPTETNVCAFHRVGAIPADRTTAVPIGTAAAGDEIWAVRPDGTITEPGEEGELMVAGPTLMTGYLNAEPLHGPYATGDVVRRLSDCAFEYVGRRDHMVKVRGYRVEPAEIEAALHAHPDVVEAAVVVTGTGHRARLRAWVRTRSGHPLPLGEVKPFLAQRLAPHLVPDSIRTIDRLPRTPNDKIDRRALVENHTTAGRDGL
- a CDS encoding NAD(P)/FAD-dependent oxidoreductase, encoding MTAETYDVCIIGGGPAGSTTASYLAKAGLRCIVLEGDRFPRPHVGESLVPRSTVALEEIGVLDKIDRAGFARKYGAAWTAAADDAPTVDGVVRYRRHFSIPQVAVRFAERQQTGVSHEYTYHVDRARFDLLLLEHAAELGATVLQEARVGRVDLDGPMKRVTFRRHGVTSEVHAPMVVDASGRRTMLGRQLKLKVADPEFKQYAVHSWFEGLDREAASGTTGIGDYTIIHFLPFAGSWMWQIPISDTVTSVGVVTEKARLREASGDLETFFDSWVSTRPPLAQALRAARRLRPYTAEGDYSYSMRELCGDGWVLVGDAGRFVDPIFSSGVGIALSSARLAASNIIAAAPLGFPKSAFAEFERKSRNATQWWRNFISLYYRLNVLFSSYIRNPEYRLDLIRLLQGDFFDDDEEPAVLGKMREKLALVESNPNHPWHSGLRSLQPQSWRDGSVER